One Sanguibacter keddieii DSM 10542 genomic window carries:
- a CDS encoding dihydrodipicolinate synthase family protein: MPRIGPLVAYPLTPRGEDGRLLTGSFERLVDDAITAGANAVGVLGSTGGFAYMPRTARKRITRSAVEVADGRVPVIVGVGALSTAEVLANLAEAHSVGASGALLQPMAYQPLTFDEIYGLYKDASAATEIPLWVYNNPATTGHRFSVEQLTKIGRLSAVAGFKDRAANATDAKDRMERIAGAMPPRTARQIDWGFSGDGIGAQVLLAGASTWHSGLAGVLPEICVAIAQAATSGHAPHARVLQRQLTPLSIIVRQYGGIRTAHSIAQMLGLDAGTLPRPLSPLPADARTLVRMALEGISVADAPDEDDAAPEHDTPTADAAPQAVEVVERRAAPAPAPAETDVEPVAEPVAEPSPDVLLDAAPEPEPEPEPEPEPEPEPEPEPESVVVAEPAVEPEPEAPVARRAAPARTRAAARTASGAAADVTPDAGSGEQTPEPRARAARRPEPTKTGAVMVTPEAALPSRPAPVRSDDASTLVPAATPAASPAPAAPASATRAPTAPATSPAPASAATAVPPPRSLGRSRTEQPRRVRTPPTPVTDEDEVTPDDTTSGRSGRHSG, translated from the coding sequence ATGCCCAGGATCGGACCACTCGTCGCGTACCCGCTCACCCCACGTGGGGAGGACGGGCGTCTGCTGACCGGCTCGTTCGAGCGACTGGTCGACGACGCGATCACCGCAGGCGCGAACGCCGTCGGTGTGCTGGGCAGCACGGGCGGCTTCGCCTACATGCCGCGCACCGCCCGCAAGCGCATCACCCGCAGCGCCGTCGAGGTCGCCGACGGCCGGGTGCCGGTGATCGTCGGCGTCGGCGCGCTGAGCACCGCGGAGGTCCTCGCCAACCTCGCCGAGGCGCACAGCGTCGGTGCGAGCGGCGCGCTCCTGCAGCCCATGGCCTACCAGCCGCTGACCTTCGACGAGATCTACGGCCTCTACAAGGACGCCTCGGCCGCTACCGAGATCCCGCTGTGGGTCTACAACAACCCCGCGACCACCGGCCACCGGTTCTCCGTCGAGCAGCTCACCAAGATCGGCCGCCTCAGCGCCGTCGCGGGATTCAAGGACCGCGCCGCGAACGCGACCGACGCCAAGGACCGCATGGAGCGCATCGCGGGGGCCATGCCGCCGCGGACCGCCCGGCAGATCGACTGGGGGTTCAGCGGCGACGGCATCGGTGCCCAGGTGCTGCTCGCCGGCGCGTCCACCTGGCACTCCGGGCTGGCCGGCGTGCTGCCCGAGATCTGCGTCGCGATCGCCCAGGCCGCCACGTCCGGGCACGCCCCGCACGCCCGCGTGCTCCAGCGCCAGCTGACGCCGCTGTCCATCATCGTGCGGCAGTACGGCGGCATCCGGACCGCGCACAGCATCGCCCAGATGCTCGGGCTCGACGCCGGGACGCTCCCGCGCCCCCTCTCGCCGCTGCCCGCCGACGCCCGCACCCTGGTCCGCATGGCCCTCGAGGGCATCTCGGTGGCCGACGCGCCGGACGAGGACGACGCCGCCCCGGAGCACGACACGCCGACGGCGGACGCCGCACCGCAGGCGGTCGAGGTCGTGGAGCGTCGTGCGGCACCGGCACCGGCACCGGCCGAGACCGACGTCGAGCCGGTCGCTGAGCCCGTCGCTGAGCCGAGCCCGGACGTCTTGCTCGACGCTGCCCCCGAGCCCGAGCCCGAGCCCGAGCCCGAGCCCGAGCCCGAGCCCGAGCCCGAGCCCGAGCCCGAGTCCGTCGTCGTGGCCGAACCTGCCGTTGAGCCTGAGCCTGAAGCCCCGGTGGCGCGCCGTGCCGCTCCTGCGAGGACGCGGGCTGCGGCACGCACGGCGTCGGGCGCTGCCGCGGACGTGACGCCGGACGCCGGGTCCGGTGAGCAGACGCCGGAACCGCGCGCACGAGCCGCGCGCCGCCCGGAGCCGACCAAGACCGGGGCTGTCATGGTGACACCAGAGGCAGCCCTGCCTTCGCGCCCGGCTCCGGTCCGCTCTGACGACGCCTCGACCTTGGTGCCGGCCGCTACCCCCGCGGCGAGCCCAGCGCCTGCCGCACCTGCGTCTGCCACCCGGGCTCCGACCGCCCCGGCGACAAGTCCGGCGCCGGCCTCTGCTGCTACCGCCGTCCCGCCCCCGCGGTCCCTCGGACGCAGCCGGACGGAGCAGCCGCGCCGCGTCCGCACGCCGCCGACGCCGGTCACGGACGAGGACGAGGTCACGCCCGACGACACCACGTCGGGCAGGTCCGGGCGCCACTCGGGCTGA
- a CDS encoding LysR family transcriptional regulator ArgP produces MSPVELHHLAALAAVVDEESFEAAADALRITPPAVSQRIKALETTVGQVLVRRARPVTVTDAGAPYLRLARQVAALVHDTEVEVAGAGQSTSPAVVPVAINSDSLGTWVLGALAPLSGAVSFDIHREDQDHSAALLRDGTVMAAVTTASRPVQGCTVSRLGVMTYRVVASRVFADRWFSEPPASDGPDVDSLRAAPVVVFDRKDDLQDAYLRARGVPAAVPPRHHVPSSADYADAVRLGMGWGLLPDQQCLDDLRSGALVELDPEHRTDVMLYWQQWSLRTSALDQTSAAVHAAAARHLG; encoded by the coding sequence ATGTCACCTGTCGAGCTCCACCACCTCGCCGCCCTCGCCGCCGTCGTCGACGAGGAGTCCTTCGAGGCGGCGGCCGACGCGCTCCGGATCACGCCACCGGCGGTCAGCCAGCGGATCAAGGCGCTCGAGACCACCGTCGGCCAGGTGCTGGTGCGGCGCGCCCGGCCCGTCACCGTGACCGACGCGGGCGCCCCGTACCTGCGGCTCGCCCGGCAGGTGGCCGCGCTCGTCCACGACACCGAGGTCGAGGTGGCCGGCGCCGGCCAGAGCACCAGCCCAGCGGTCGTCCCCGTGGCGATCAACAGCGACTCCCTGGGGACCTGGGTCCTCGGGGCACTCGCCCCGCTGTCCGGGGCGGTGAGCTTCGACATCCACCGCGAGGACCAGGACCACTCCGCCGCCCTGCTGCGCGACGGCACGGTGATGGCCGCCGTGACCACCGCGTCACGGCCGGTGCAGGGATGCACCGTCAGCCGGCTGGGAGTCATGACCTACCGGGTCGTGGCGTCGAGGGTCTTCGCCGACCGGTGGTTCTCGGAGCCCCCGGCCTCGGACGGACCGGACGTCGACTCCCTCCGCGCCGCCCCCGTCGTCGTGTTCGACCGCAAGGACGACCTGCAGGACGCCTACCTCCGCGCCCGTGGCGTCCCGGCGGCTGTCCCCCCGCGGCACCACGTCCCGTCGTCGGCCGACTACGCCGACGCCGTCCGGCTCGGGATGGGGTGGGGCCTGCTGCCCGACCAGCAGTGCCTCGACGACCTCCGCTCCGGCGCGCTGGTCGAGCTCGACCCCGAGCACCGCACCGACGTCATGCTCTACTGGCAGCAGTGGTCCCTGCGGACGTCCGCCCTCGACCAGACCTCGGCCGCGGTGCACGCCGCAGCAGCACGGCACCTGGGGTGA
- a CDS encoding DNA polymerase Y family protein, giving the protein MTATSPASTSPASTSAAATLHVPGASAHRTAVVWVPDWPVVAAMRAAEVPAQQPAAVHDGRRVVASSAPARAQGVRRGMRLRTAQECCPELELLPVDDARDTRDFEPVAVAVETLVAGLEIARPGLLLLPALGATRYHGSEEELARRLVETVAERTGHECQVGVADGILASLLAARTALLLPPGQTREFLAAHPLDALLHAATSPDAVTETRELVHLWTRLGLRTLADLSALAEADVHTRFGERGRWAHRMARGADLRPPARRRLEPDIGVETALDPPVERVDTAAFVARSLAEDLYALVLERSVTCSRLRISAHTESGLALSRTWRTDDGALGGLSAARITDRVRWQLEGWLSATGVRGEGDPEPSPLVRLAITAEGVVAAGAQQGRLWGAASGDELRARRVTERVQGILGGEGVLSATLQGGRSAQDQVHLVPWGDTHPPARALDRPWPGQLPPPAPATVPAEPADVTLLDADGAPVLVNVRLATSGEPAVLVTSTGRHRVTGWAGPWPLAERWWGETARRRVYVQVVLEDDTALLLACTGGQWTCEALYD; this is encoded by the coding sequence ATGACCGCCACCAGCCCCGCCTCGACCAGCCCTGCCTCGACCAGCGCGGCCGCGACGCTGCACGTCCCGGGCGCCTCCGCGCACCGCACCGCCGTCGTGTGGGTGCCGGACTGGCCTGTCGTGGCAGCCATGCGCGCGGCCGAGGTGCCGGCGCAGCAGCCCGCCGCCGTGCACGACGGGCGGCGCGTGGTCGCCAGCTCGGCTCCGGCACGAGCCCAGGGGGTCCGTCGCGGCATGCGCCTGCGCACGGCGCAGGAGTGCTGCCCCGAGCTCGAGCTGCTGCCTGTCGACGACGCCCGTGACACCCGGGACTTCGAGCCCGTCGCGGTCGCCGTCGAGACGCTGGTCGCCGGCCTCGAGATCGCCCGGCCGGGGCTCCTGCTGCTGCCCGCCCTCGGAGCCACCCGCTACCACGGCTCGGAGGAGGAGCTCGCGCGGCGCCTCGTCGAGACCGTCGCCGAGCGCACCGGTCACGAGTGCCAGGTCGGTGTCGCCGACGGCATCCTCGCGTCCCTGCTCGCGGCGCGCACCGCCCTGCTGCTCCCGCCCGGTCAGACGCGCGAGTTCCTCGCCGCCCACCCTCTCGACGCCCTGCTGCACGCGGCCACCAGCCCGGACGCCGTGACCGAGACGCGCGAGCTCGTGCACCTGTGGACCCGCCTCGGGCTGCGCACCCTCGCCGACCTCAGCGCCCTCGCCGAGGCCGACGTCCACACCCGCTTCGGCGAGCGCGGGCGCTGGGCGCACCGCATGGCCCGCGGTGCCGACCTGCGCCCGCCGGCCCGCCGCAGGCTCGAGCCGGACATCGGCGTCGAGACCGCCCTCGACCCGCCCGTCGAGCGCGTCGACACCGCGGCCTTCGTCGCGCGGTCCCTCGCCGAAGACCTCTACGCCCTCGTCCTCGAGCGTTCCGTCACGTGCTCGCGGCTGCGCATCAGCGCGCACACCGAGTCCGGGCTGGCGCTCTCGCGCACCTGGCGCACCGACGACGGCGCCCTCGGCGGGCTGTCCGCCGCGCGGATCACCGACCGGGTCCGGTGGCAGCTCGAGGGCTGGCTGTCGGCCACCGGGGTCCGGGGCGAGGGAGACCCCGAGCCCTCCCCGCTGGTCCGGCTCGCGATCACCGCCGAGGGCGTCGTCGCGGCCGGTGCCCAGCAGGGGCGGCTGTGGGGTGCGGCGAGCGGCGACGAGCTGCGGGCCCGCCGCGTCACCGAGCGCGTCCAGGGCATCCTCGGCGGCGAGGGGGTGCTCAGCGCCACCCTCCAGGGCGGGCGCAGCGCCCAGGACCAGGTGCACCTCGTGCCATGGGGAGACACCCACCCGCCAGCACGAGCCCTCGACCGCCCCTGGCCCGGCCAGCTGCCGCCGCCCGCCCCCGCCACGGTCCCCGCCGAGCCCGCCGACGTCACCCTCCTCGACGCCGACGGTGCCCCGGTCCTGGTCAACGTGCGGCTGGCGACCAGCGGCGAGCCCGCCGTCCTGGTCACCTCGACCGGGCGGCACCGCGTCACCGGGTGGGCCGGCCCGTGGCCCCTCGCGGAGCGGTGGTGGGGCGAGACGGCCCGCCGCCGCGTGTACGTGCAGGTCGTCCTCGAGGACGACACCGCCCTGCTGCTCGCCTGCACCGGCGGGCAGTGGACCTGCGAAGCCCTCTACGACTGA
- a CDS encoding DinB family protein: MTDVDEQGRPEPPLAGDEVSTLLGFLDFHRATLAWKCAGLDAEALATTVGVSTMTLGGLLKHLAYVEDDWSVRWLRGEERCAPWDDVDWTVEPDWDWTSAAQDSPDELHSLWDAATQRSRTAVAEALADGGLETLARRPFADGRTASLRWVLVHLVEEYARHNGHADLLREAVDGTTGE; encoded by the coding sequence GTGACCGACGTCGACGAGCAGGGCCGCCCTGAACCACCGCTGGCCGGGGACGAGGTGTCGACGCTCCTCGGTTTCCTCGACTTCCACCGGGCGACGCTCGCGTGGAAGTGCGCCGGTCTCGACGCCGAGGCGCTCGCCACGACCGTCGGCGTGTCGACCATGACCCTCGGCGGCCTGCTCAAGCACCTCGCCTACGTGGAGGACGACTGGTCGGTGCGCTGGCTCCGCGGCGAGGAGCGGTGCGCCCCGTGGGACGACGTCGACTGGACGGTAGAACCCGACTGGGACTGGACGTCTGCGGCGCAGGACTCCCCCGACGAGCTGCACTCGCTCTGGGATGCCGCGACCCAGCGGTCGCGGACAGCCGTGGCCGAGGCCCTCGCGGACGGCGGTCTGGAGACGCTCGCACGGCGACCGTTCGCCGACGGACGCACCGCGAGCCTGCGCTGGGTCCTCGTCCACCTCGTCGAGGAGTACGCGCGCCACAACGGCCATGCCGACCTGCTGCGCGAGGCCGTCGACGGGACGACCGGCGAGTAG
- a CDS encoding serine hydrolase domain-containing protein, which translates to MRSVELIESWPVENVGTAVVASSGEVLASHGDLDRVFPLASVSKLLTAYAALVAVEEGAVGLDDPAGPDGATVRHLLAHTAGYDFSERTVRAAPGERRIYSNVGFEVLAETIAERSGIDFASYAHEAVLVPLAMTSTDVSGSPAAGASSTVADLARFAAELQQPTLLHPETVAEATSVVFPGLDGVVPGFGRQRPNDWGLGFEIRDGKTPHWTGAQSSPKTFGHFGQSGTFLWVDPEARLACVALTDRDFGPWAAEVWPTFTDAVLAEHGR; encoded by the coding sequence ATGCGAAGCGTCGAGCTCATCGAGTCCTGGCCGGTCGAGAACGTCGGGACGGCGGTCGTCGCGTCGAGCGGCGAGGTGCTGGCCTCCCACGGTGACCTGGACCGCGTGTTCCCGCTCGCCTCGGTCTCCAAGCTCCTCACGGCCTATGCGGCCCTCGTCGCGGTCGAGGAGGGCGCTGTCGGGCTCGACGACCCGGCCGGACCGGACGGCGCGACCGTCCGCCACCTGCTGGCGCACACCGCCGGGTACGACTTCTCGGAGCGCACCGTCCGTGCGGCGCCGGGGGAGCGGCGCATCTACTCGAACGTCGGCTTCGAGGTGCTCGCCGAGACCATCGCCGAGCGCTCCGGCATCGACTTCGCGAGCTACGCCCACGAGGCCGTCCTCGTGCCGCTCGCCATGACCTCGACCGACGTGTCCGGCTCGCCGGCTGCCGGCGCCAGCTCCACCGTCGCCGACCTCGCGCGCTTCGCCGCCGAGCTCCAGCAGCCCACACTGCTGCACCCTGAGACGGTCGCCGAGGCGACGTCCGTGGTGTTCCCCGGGCTCGACGGCGTCGTCCCGGGCTTCGGCCGTCAGCGCCCCAACGACTGGGGCCTGGGCTTCGAGATCCGCGACGGCAAGACGCCGCACTGGACGGGTGCGCAGAGCTCGCCGAAGACCTTCGGCCACTTCGGGCAGTCAGGGACCTTCCTCTGGGTGGACCCCGAGGCACGGCTCGCGTGCGTCGCGCTGACCGACCGCGACTTCGGTCCGTGGGCCGCCGAGGTGTGGCCGACCTTCACCGACGCCGTGCTCGCCGAGCACGGTCGGTAG
- a CDS encoding LysE/ArgO family amino acid transporter, with the protein MPTSLLAALSGAAFGLSLIVAIGAQNVFVLRQGLRRSHVLPVVLVCAVSDVVLISAGVAGLGGILDRAPGVATAARVAGAAFLLGYAVLAARRALRPAEVEGLEAERGTGSRSAAVLTALALTWLNPHVYLDTVLLLGSVAASHGDLRWWFGLGATTASLVWFTALGFGARLVAPLFARPGAWRVLDGAIAVVMLAIAVGLLAGI; encoded by the coding sequence GTGCCCACCTCACTCCTCGCAGCCCTGTCCGGCGCGGCCTTCGGTCTCTCGCTCATCGTCGCCATCGGCGCCCAGAACGTCTTCGTGCTGCGCCAGGGCCTGCGACGCAGCCACGTGCTGCCCGTCGTGCTGGTGTGCGCGGTATCGGACGTCGTGCTCATCTCCGCCGGTGTCGCCGGCCTCGGCGGGATCCTCGACCGGGCGCCCGGGGTCGCCACGGCTGCCCGCGTCGCCGGCGCAGCGTTCCTGCTCGGCTATGCGGTGCTCGCCGCGCGTCGCGCGCTCCGACCGGCCGAGGTCGAGGGCCTCGAGGCCGAGCGCGGCACGGGGTCCCGGAGCGCAGCGGTCCTCACGGCGCTCGCCCTCACCTGGCTCAACCCGCACGTCTACCTCGACACCGTGCTGCTCCTCGGGTCGGTCGCCGCGTCGCACGGTGACCTCCGGTGGTGGTTCGGCCTCGGCGCGACGACAGCGAGTCTCGTGTGGTTCACCGCCCTGGGCTTCGGGGCCCGCCTGGTGGCACCGCTGTTCGCCAGGCCCGGGGCGTGGCGCGTCCTGGACGGCGCGATCGCCGTCGTCATGCTCGCCATCGCGGTCGGGCTGCTCGCGGGCATCTGA
- a CDS encoding error-prone DNA polymerase, translated as MTDRTRTAARPEYAELHAHSAFSFLDGANQPEELAAEAYRLGLTALALTDHDGLYGVVRFAEAARQLGLPTIFGAELHLPDAVGTLDAPTGVPDPRSEHLLVLARGPQGYRNLSSAIAEGHLSTGRKGAADHSLEELGARADGQWLVLTGCRKGAVRSALGSGPTWDPRGAATQLDRLVATFGRDNVAVEVTSTGDPYDDERNEHLAALAHAARVDLVATTAAHYAHPRDADLAAALAAVRARSSLDDMDGWLPGAPSAHLRSAGEMLARHSAHPEAVTAAARLGAECAFDLSLVAPNLPPYPVPAGHTEATWLRELVRRGALHRYGPRESERVPGAYAQIDRELRIIEDLTFPGYFLVVYDLVEFCRVNGILAQGRGSAANSAVCYALGITAVDAVAHGLLFERFLAPERDGPPDIDVDIESQRREEVIQHVFDTFGRRHAAQVANVISYRPRSAVRDAARALGYDTGQQDAWSKQIERWGSLRPAPPSPEAVAAGMPEGKPYGALEQRERIRDPLVEPTARDDRAMAREGMWVKGGHAPQRDTEDIPDAVVDLAERFLRLPRHLGIHSGGMVMCDRPVIEVCPVEWARMPGRTVLQWDKEDCADAGLVKFDLLGLGMLTALRIAFEQVSTHEGVELTLHGLPQEDPGVYRLLCAADTIGVFQVESRAQISTLPRLQPDCFYDIVIEVALIRPGPIQGNSVHPYIARKRGREKVTYLHPLLEKSLGKTLGVPLFQEQLMQMSIDLADFTPTEADALRRAMGSKRSTEKMEALHERLLSGMEKKGIDRVAGEEIFDKLKGFADFGFPESHAYSFAYLVYASAWLKVHHPEAFYAGLLAAQPMGFYSPQSLVADARRHDVPVLRPDLLASQPQAAVEPAPGSARGLAVRLGLASVRTVTTEVAERLVAERTEHGPFLDLRDLARRVRLTTAQLEALATAGALDCLGVERREALWAAGALAQERPDTLPGVSVGVSAPMLPGMSEVETAVADTWSTGVTTESYPTQYARPGLVRAGAITVEECRTAEEGRRVAVGGVVTHRQRPGTARGVTFLSLEDETGQLNVICSPGLWQRFRRVARTSAALVVRGRLERNDGATNLVAEHLSALSLQVTTTSRDFQ; from the coding sequence ATGACCGACCGCACCCGTACCGCAGCCCGGCCCGAGTACGCCGAGCTGCACGCCCACAGCGCCTTCAGCTTCCTCGACGGTGCCAACCAGCCCGAGGAGCTCGCCGCCGAGGCGTACCGCCTCGGGCTGACCGCCCTGGCCCTCACCGACCACGACGGCCTCTACGGCGTCGTGCGCTTCGCCGAGGCCGCACGCCAGCTCGGGCTGCCGACGATCTTCGGCGCCGAGCTCCACCTGCCCGACGCCGTCGGCACCCTCGACGCGCCCACCGGCGTCCCCGACCCCCGCTCCGAGCACCTGCTCGTGCTGGCCCGCGGGCCGCAGGGCTACCGCAACCTGTCGTCGGCGATCGCCGAGGGCCACCTGTCGACAGGGCGCAAGGGCGCCGCCGACCACAGCCTCGAGGAGCTCGGCGCCCGCGCCGACGGGCAGTGGCTCGTGCTCACCGGGTGCCGCAAGGGTGCGGTGCGCAGCGCCCTGGGGTCGGGGCCCACCTGGGACCCGCGGGGCGCGGCCACCCAGCTCGACCGGCTCGTCGCCACCTTCGGGCGGGACAACGTGGCCGTCGAGGTCACCAGCACCGGCGACCCCTACGACGACGAGCGCAACGAGCACCTGGCAGCGCTCGCCCACGCCGCCAGGGTCGACCTCGTCGCGACGACCGCCGCGCACTACGCCCACCCCCGTGACGCCGACCTCGCCGCCGCGCTGGCCGCCGTCCGGGCACGCTCGAGCCTCGACGACATGGACGGGTGGCTGCCCGGGGCCCCGTCGGCGCACCTGCGCTCGGCCGGCGAGATGCTCGCACGCCACAGCGCCCACCCCGAGGCGGTCACGGCCGCCGCGCGCCTCGGCGCGGAGTGCGCCTTCGACCTGTCCCTCGTCGCCCCGAACCTGCCGCCCTACCCCGTGCCCGCAGGGCACACCGAGGCCACCTGGCTGCGCGAGCTCGTCCGGCGCGGGGCCCTCCACCGGTACGGCCCGCGCGAGTCCGAGCGCGTCCCCGGCGCCTACGCGCAGATCGACCGCGAGCTGCGCATCATCGAGGACCTCACCTTCCCCGGGTACTTCCTCGTCGTCTACGACCTCGTCGAGTTCTGCCGGGTCAACGGGATCCTCGCCCAGGGCCGCGGCTCCGCGGCGAACTCCGCGGTCTGCTACGCCCTCGGCATCACCGCCGTCGACGCCGTCGCGCACGGGCTGCTCTTCGAGCGCTTCCTCGCGCCCGAGCGCGACGGGCCGCCCGACATCGACGTCGACATCGAGTCCCAGCGGCGCGAGGAGGTCATCCAGCACGTCTTCGACACCTTCGGGCGCCGGCACGCGGCCCAGGTCGCCAACGTCATCTCCTACCGGCCCCGGTCCGCCGTGCGCGACGCGGCCCGGGCGCTCGGCTACGACACCGGGCAGCAGGACGCGTGGAGCAAGCAGATCGAGCGCTGGGGGTCGCTGCGCCCTGCACCACCGTCGCCCGAGGCCGTCGCGGCAGGGATGCCCGAGGGCAAGCCCTACGGCGCGCTCGAGCAGCGCGAGCGCATCCGTGACCCGCTCGTGGAGCCGACAGCCCGTGACGACAGGGCGATGGCCCGCGAGGGCATGTGGGTCAAGGGTGGGCACGCGCCCCAGCGTGACACCGAGGACATCCCGGACGCCGTCGTCGACCTCGCCGAGAGGTTCCTGCGGCTGCCCCGGCACCTCGGCATCCACTCGGGCGGCATGGTCATGTGCGACCGTCCGGTGATCGAGGTGTGCCCCGTCGAGTGGGCCCGCATGCCCGGGCGCACCGTCCTGCAGTGGGACAAGGAGGACTGCGCCGACGCGGGGCTGGTCAAGTTCGACCTGCTGGGCCTGGGCATGCTCACCGCGCTGCGCATCGCCTTCGAGCAGGTGAGCACCCACGAGGGCGTCGAGCTCACGCTGCACGGCCTGCCGCAGGAGGACCCGGGCGTGTACCGGCTGCTGTGCGCGGCCGACACGATCGGTGTGTTCCAGGTCGAGTCGCGCGCGCAGATCTCCACGCTGCCCCGCCTGCAGCCCGACTGCTTCTACGACATCGTCATCGAGGTCGCCCTCATCCGCCCCGGGCCCATCCAGGGCAACTCCGTCCACCCGTACATCGCCCGCAAGCGCGGGCGGGAGAAGGTCACGTACCTGCACCCGCTCCTCGAGAAGTCGCTCGGCAAGACGCTCGGTGTCCCGCTGTTCCAGGAGCAGCTCATGCAGATGTCGATCGACCTGGCCGACTTCACCCCGACCGAGGCCGACGCGCTGCGCCGCGCCATGGGCTCCAAGCGCTCGACCGAGAAGATGGAGGCGCTCCACGAGCGCCTGCTGAGCGGCATGGAGAAGAAGGGCATCGACCGCGTCGCGGGGGAGGAGATCTTCGACAAGCTCAAGGGCTTCGCCGACTTCGGGTTCCCCGAGTCGCACGCCTACTCCTTCGCGTACCTCGTCTACGCGAGCGCGTGGCTCAAGGTGCACCACCCCGAGGCGTTCTACGCGGGGCTGCTGGCCGCCCAGCCGATGGGCTTCTACTCGCCCCAGTCGCTCGTGGCCGACGCCCGCCGCCACGACGTGCCCGTGCTGCGCCCCGACCTGCTCGCCTCGCAGCCCCAGGCGGCCGTCGAACCAGCCCCTGGGAGCGCGCGCGGGCTGGCCGTCCGCCTGGGCCTGGCGTCGGTGCGCACGGTGACCACCGAGGTCGCCGAGCGTCTCGTCGCAGAACGCACGGAGCACGGACCGTTCCTCGACCTGCGGGACCTGGCCCGTCGGGTCCGGCTGACCACGGCCCAGCTCGAGGCGCTCGCGACGGCCGGCGCGCTCGACTGCCTCGGCGTCGAGCGCCGCGAGGCCCTGTGGGCGGCGGGCGCGCTCGCGCAGGAGCGACCCGACACCCTGCCCGGCGTGTCGGTCGGGGTCTCCGCGCCGATGCTCCCGGGGATGAGCGAGGTCGAGACGGCCGTCGCCGACACCTGGTCGACGGGCGTGACCACCGAGTCGTACCCCACCCAGTACGCGCGCCCGGGGCTGGTGCGGGCCGGGGCGATCACCGTCGAGGAGTGCCGCACGGCGGAGGAGGGTCGGCGTGTCGCCGTGGGCGGGGTGGTCACGCACCGCCAGCGCCCAGGCACCGCGCGGGGTGTGACCTTCCTCTCACTCGAGGACGAGACGGGGCAGCTGAACGTCATCTGCTCGCCCGGTCTGTGGCAGCGATTCCGGCGTGTCGCCCGGACTTCTGCGGCTCTCGTGGTGCGCGGGCGGCTGGAACGCAACGACGGCGCCACGAACCTCGTCGCCGAGCACCTGTCGGCCCTGTCCTTGCAGGTCACGACAACTTCACGAGACTTCCAATGA